Part of the Thermococcus barossii genome is shown below.
CGGAGCGCAGACGACAAAATCTTCCCCCTCGTAGTTTATCACACCCACCGCGAGCTTAAGAGGAAGTCCGTGGAGCCAGTTCCTCTTGCCGTAGACCATGAAGGCCCCCTTGCCGAGGTACTCACCGCTCGGCGTCTGTTTGGTGACCTGGTTCGGATAGGCCCAGTAGGCATCTTCGCTGTAAACCCCCCTGCTCCAGGCCTTGCTCATCGAAACCGCGAACTGGCAGGCCTCGAAGATGGTCTTCTCGCCAGCCTTCTGGCCGTCCTTGATGACGACATGGGGTGCTCCGTAAACGTCGGCGTGGCAGTAGAGGTCGTTCTCGCCCATGTGTCTCTTTATTAGAATCTCGTTTGTGCTCGCGTCCTTACCCGCCAGCACGAGGAAGCCCTCGCTCGAAATGAACCAGCGGAACTTCTCGAACCACTTCTTCTTTCTCCTCTCTATGCGCTTGACGTTGAGCTCCTTCTTCATCTCTTCCTCTATCAGCCTCTCCACCTCGTCGAGTTTCCTCTTCGTGTCTTCGTAGGCCTTCAGTGCCCCCTCGTGCTTGTGCCTGAACTTCTTGGCCTTCTCGTAGTAGAGCTCGGCGTTCTCGCCTATGCTCCGGTTGAGGTAGAGCTTCACCTTCTTCCCTTCCAGTTCTATCGTCACCGCTTTCTCCCTCGGGTCGGTTCCCTTCACCATGAGCGCCGCCCTGTTGCCGGCCTTCTTACCCTCCTCGATTCGCTTCCTGAACTCCTCCCAGCCGAGCTTCTCGGTGGCCTTCCTGAACTCGTCAAGGAGCCTCTCAATCAGGGCGTAGTTCGCGTAGATGAGGTCGCCTATCTCCTGGTTCTCCCGCATTGCCTGCTCAAAGCCCTTCAGCATCTCCTCCTGCTTCCTGAGCGTCATGAGGAGCTGCCTCTTCTTCGCTTCGAGCCTCTTCGTCTGCTCAAGCCTTGCCTTCTCGATGGTTATCCTTCCGAAGTACTCGTCGAGGGCCTCGCTGAAGGTTTTAAAATAGCGCTTCTCAAGCCCTTCGTAGATCCTCAGCTCTATCGGAACGACGTCGTGCATGTTACCCTCCTTGAAGACTATATTGGGCCTCGGCTCGTCGTTGAAGGTTTTCACCATCGCTTCGTAGACCCTCCTCAGGTCTTCGTCGCTGAGCTCATTGACCGGTGTCGTCTTGTCGAAGCCGGCCCTTATCGAGATCTCCTCGGCGTACATGCCGCCCATGTTGAGCTTCCTGGCTAAGGCGCGCACGAGCTCAAGCTCCTCCTCGCGCATCAGCTCCAAAAACCGCTCAAAGCTCACCTCAAGCGGGTTCTCTCTCGCGGGGGGGTACTTGTATTCTGCCTTCGGCTTTATCGCCCTGTCCTTGTACTCCTCGTAGCGCAAAGCTGCAACGATTCTGTTCTCTGAATCCACGAGGATCACGTTCCCCCTCCGGAAGAGCTCGCCGATGAGGGTGTAGTCCCCAACGCGAATCTTTACAATCCTGTCGAAGCCGTGCTGTTCTATGGCATCGATGAAGCCACCGCTGAGATGCTTCCTGAGGAGCATGGTGAAGCTTGACGGCTGCTTTGGAGCCTCCTTCACGTAGCTCGTGAGATGGAACCTCTTGCCGGCCTGGAGGATTAAGTCCGCCCTCCCTTCCCTCGTTCGGAGTTTTATCCTGATTTCGTCTCCGTCGTGGTAGACCTTATCAACGCGAGAGCCGACCAGCCACTGAAGCTCCCTCACGACGTAGCGTATATCAACTGAACTCATCTCCTCCTTCATTCTCCCACCCCTTCCGGGTTGGCGCTCCACCCTTTAAACCTAACCGGTGTCCTCAAGTGTTCACGGGCTCAACCCTGTCCCGGATAAGGTTAAATACTCCAAGTGCGATAACACTCCCGGTGATACAGAATGAAAGGCCACTTCACTTTCGTCCTCCATACCCACCTCCCTTACGTTAGAAAGCACGGTAAATGGCCCTTTGGGGAGGAGTGGCTCTACGAGGCCATGAGCGAGACATACCTTCCCCTGCTCATAGAGTTTGAACGTCTCCGCTCCTCGGGGGTTAGATTCCAGCTCGTGATTAACGTGACGCCCGTCTTGGCAGAGCAGCTGGCCGATGAGTACATCAAAGCGGAGTTCGAGAGATATCTCCTCAGGAAGATTGAAGCCACCGAGGAGGACCTGAAATCGGGCAGGTACGACGAGAGGGCGGTCAAGGCTTCCCTCGACCACTTCAGGAAGGTCTACGACTACTGGAAGGCCATCAACGGGGACATAGTGGGCAAGCTCCGCGAGTTTCAGGATACCGGCTACATTGAGATAATAACCTCAGCCGCGACGCACGGCTACCTCCCGCTCCTCGGCAGGGACGAGGCGATAAGGGCCCAGCTGGCCAACGGCGTGGCAACCTACGAGAAGCACTTCGGCAGGAGGCCGAGGGGGATATGGTTGCCTGAGTGCGCCTACCGGCCGGCCGGAGAGTGGGAGCTGCCCGGTGGAAGGAGGGTTAAGAGGGCCGGCATAGAGAAGTTCTTGGAAGAGTTCGGCATCGAGTATTTCTTCGTGGAGAGCAACCTCATAGACGAGGGTCCCGTAACGAGGGGCTACGGTGAGATTCCCCTCTACGAGGGTGATAAGAGCACCCTCAGGCCCTACTGGATTAAAGGCTCCCGCGTGGCAGTCTTCGCCCGCAACAGGGAGACGGGCCACCAGGTCTGGAGCGCCCACTACGGTTACCCAGGCGACTTCTGGTACAGGGAGTTCCACAGGAAGGCACCAAAGAGCGGAGGGCAGTACTGGCGCGTGACGGGTAAGGACGTTGAACTCGGTGAAAAGGAATTCTACGACCCCGAGAGGGCGATGGAACGCGTAGAGGAGCACGCGAGGCACTTCGTGGGCCTGGTCGAGGGGCTCCTGGCCGAGTTCGAGGAGGAGACGGGCGAAAAGGGCCTAGTCGTCTCGCCCTACGACACCGAGCTCTTCGGCCACTGGTGGTTCGAGGGGGTCAAGTGGCTCGGCAGGGTTCTTGAGCTGATGGCGGAGAGGGGAATAGTCACCACGACGCTCTCCTCCTACCTCGACAACTACAGCGGCGAGAGGTACGAGATCGAGCTTCCGGAGGGTTCGTGGGGAGCTAACTCCGACCACTCGACCTGGTGGAACGCTGAGACGGAGTGGACGTGGGAGCACGTCTACCGGGCCGAGGACAGAATGGTAGCGCTGGCGAGCCGCTTCTACGGAAAAGACCGGCTTGGCGACAGGGTGATAGAACAGCTGGCGAGGGAGCTTTTGATCCTCGAAGCCAGCGACTGGGAGTTCCTCATAACCACCGGACAGGCGAGGGGGTACGCCGAGCGCAGAATACTGCTCCACACCAGGGACTTCCACAGACTGGCCAACGAGCTGGTGAGGTACGTGAAGACTGGGGAGATTGAAGTTAAGCTCCTTGAGGAGCTGGAGGAGAGGGACAACGCCTTCAGGCCGGTGGTAGTGGCTCACTACGTGAGCGGGAATCCTCCAGAGCTTGAGGAGTTCGTGGAGCCCCCTGAGGTTCCGCAGGAGAGAACTGAAAAGCCAGATGAAAGGCCAAGGGAAGTTGCGGAGAGAGCCTATGCCACCGAAGTAGTCAAGGAGATGGCAGTTAAGCCCTCAAGGAGGACTATAAAGCGGGTGAAATCCAGCGGGATTGAGAAGCGCAGGCTGGTGAGAAAGAAGGACTCCGGCGGGGCCGGGAGTGACCTTCTCAGGATAAAGGGCATCGGGCCGAAGACGCTGGCAAAGCTTCAGCGCGCGGGGGTGTACACCACCGAAGACATCAGGATGGCAAACATTGAAGAACTGGCCAGAAAAACGCGCATTTCGCCAAAGAGGTTGCGGAAGTTCCTGGCCCAGATTTCCTGAATTTTACCCCTTTTATTCCGTTTCGAAAGTCTTTTCTGGAGTTTCGACAAACCATCTATGTGGTTGCCATGAAAAAGGTTGAGGCCATTATCCGGGGAAACGATTTCGAGCGCGTGAAGAACGCCCTCAAGCAGATCGGCATAGTGCCGTTAACCGCATATCCCGTGCAGGGAAGGGGAGTTCAGGGAGGCGTTCCACCCTACGACCTCCTGCCC
Proteins encoded:
- the rqcH gene encoding ribosome rescue protein RqcH, yielding MKEEMSSVDIRYVVRELQWLVGSRVDKVYHDGDEIRIKLRTREGRADLILQAGKRFHLTSYVKEAPKQPSSFTMLLRKHLSGGFIDAIEQHGFDRIVKIRVGDYTLIGELFRRGNVILVDSENRIVAALRYEEYKDRAIKPKAEYKYPPARENPLEVSFERFLELMREEELELVRALARKLNMGGMYAEEISIRAGFDKTTPVNELSDEDLRRVYEAMVKTFNDEPRPNIVFKEGNMHDVVPIELRIYEGLEKRYFKTFSEALDEYFGRITIEKARLEQTKRLEAKKRQLLMTLRKQEEMLKGFEQAMRENQEIGDLIYANYALIERLLDEFRKATEKLGWEEFRKRIEEGKKAGNRAALMVKGTDPREKAVTIELEGKKVKLYLNRSIGENAELYYEKAKKFRHKHEGALKAYEDTKRKLDEVERLIEEEMKKELNVKRIERRKKKWFEKFRWFISSEGFLVLAGKDASTNEILIKRHMGENDLYCHADVYGAPHVVIKDGQKAGEKTIFEACQFAVSMSKAWSRGVYSEDAYWAYPNQVTKQTPSGEYLGKGAFMVYGKRNWLHGLPLKLAVGVINYEGEDFVVCAPVEAIKAHTERYIIIRPGSLKKSELVKRIKRILEKWGYRVREEDVMTVLPPGNGEIAEVVG
- a CDS encoding 1,4-alpha-glucan branching protein: MKGHFTFVLHTHLPYVRKHGKWPFGEEWLYEAMSETYLPLLIEFERLRSSGVRFQLVINVTPVLAEQLADEYIKAEFERYLLRKIEATEEDLKSGRYDERAVKASLDHFRKVYDYWKAINGDIVGKLREFQDTGYIEIITSAATHGYLPLLGRDEAIRAQLANGVATYEKHFGRRPRGIWLPECAYRPAGEWELPGGRRVKRAGIEKFLEEFGIEYFFVESNLIDEGPVTRGYGEIPLYEGDKSTLRPYWIKGSRVAVFARNRETGHQVWSAHYGYPGDFWYREFHRKAPKSGGQYWRVTGKDVELGEKEFYDPERAMERVEEHARHFVGLVEGLLAEFEEETGEKGLVVSPYDTELFGHWWFEGVKWLGRVLELMAERGIVTTTLSSYLDNYSGERYEIELPEGSWGANSDHSTWWNAETEWTWEHVYRAEDRMVALASRFYGKDRLGDRVIEQLARELLILEASDWEFLITTGQARGYAERRILLHTRDFHRLANELVRYVKTGEIEVKLLEELEERDNAFRPVVVAHYVSGNPPELEEFVEPPEVPQERTEKPDERPREVAERAYATEVVKEMAVKPSRRTIKRVKSSGIEKRRLVRKKDSGGAGSDLLRIKGIGPKTLAKLQRAGVYTTEDIRMANIEELARKTRISPKRLRKFLAQIS